The Chitinispirillales bacterium nucleotide sequence TTGTGACAATATGAAATGAAAATGCGAAAGGAGTTACATGATGGGTACCACGGAAGAAAAAATTAAAGAAGCGATTGAAGGAGTTCGTCCTCATTTGCAGGCGGACGGCGGGGATGTGCGTTTCGTATCGTATGAAAACGGGGTTGTAGGCGTTGAACTTCAGGGACGCTGCGGCTGTTGTCCGATGGCGAAAATGACGTTAAAAAACGGAGTGGAAGCGGCGATTCGCGAAGTCGTTCCGGAAATAGTCGAGGTTATCGAAGTATAAAAAGGAACGGAGATTTTCAGGGCGAGAACTAAATCTCGCCCTGAACGAAAACAATTACGTAGTCAGATTTTAATCTTTTGTTTCAATACCGACACGCCCGCCTGCTTGACGTTCAGAATAAACATTCCATTGCCAAGATTATCTGTTTTCAGTCTGGTGGCATTTACGCCGTGTGTTGCGTTTATGTTTACATTGCCTACAAGACGTCCCTGAATGTTGTAAAGTTCGGCGACGTATTCTCCCGCTTTCAGATTTACGTTTATCTGTCCGTTCTCTATACCGGCAAAGGAAATTGAAACTATTTTGTTCGCCGCAACTCTGTTCATAATATAAACTTCACTGCCGATTGCCGCCACGTCAAAGTTTTTCCAGACATTCGTCGTCTGGTACAAACCAAGCGCTTCAGCCGAAACATACAGCTTAACATTCGACATATTTACATCTTTGAACGCTTCCGAAACTATTGTTTGCGGCATCGGCGCTCTATTGGTAATTTTAGTTAAACCTTCCCAGCCCCAAAAAGCGGTACTGCCAATTTCGGTAACGGATGCGGGAATATCAAGTTCTTTAATATTACGGCACCACAAAAAAGTATTGCCAGG carries:
- a CDS encoding NifU family protein — encoded protein: MMGTTEEKIKEAIEGVRPHLQADGGDVRFVSYENGVVGVELQGRCGCCPMAKMTLKNGVEAAIREVVPEIVEVIEV